From the genome of Tachysurus vachellii isolate PV-2020 chromosome 2, HZAU_Pvac_v1, whole genome shotgun sequence, one region includes:
- the si:dkey-283b1.6 gene encoding uncharacterized protein si:dkey-283b1.6, translated as MIEMDYYYIKMFLSPLLGFSIAMVLMKCCCKLRCFSQSSASELQHQNTPIYVIPISVNDDNLDEASLSSVETFAPPAYDSLATVIPPPPYSERKISIPDEAPPDYTEIVEQLSFPRNLPQQTQQMSWTLNTNGQ; from the exons ATGATTGAGATGGATTATTACTATATAAA GATGTTCTTATCGCCACTCCTGGGCTTCTCCATTGCTATGGTCTTGATGAAATGCTGCTGTAAGCTCCGGTGCTTCAGCCAATCAAGTGCGAGCGAGCTGCAGCACCAGAACACTCCTATATATGTCATTCCCATCTCGGTTAACGATGACAACCTTGATGAGGCTTCACTGTCATCTGTGGAGACTTTTGCGCCTCCTGCATACGACTCCCTCGCCACTGTCATCCCTCCACCACCATATTCAGAG aggAAGATAAGCATTCCTGATGAAGCACCACCAGATTACACTGAAATCGTGGAGCAGCTGTCATTTCCTCGCAATTTACCTCAACAGACACAGCAAATGTCATGGACACTGAACACAAATGGACAGTGA